The genomic interval CATACAGTTGTGCCAGCTGTGCTGTTTTGACCTCATCCTCACATTCATGTGTGCATGTTGACCTCATATCTATGCCAGAACTTTCTTTTTCCATATATTCTTCATTTGTGTGTACTAGAGCAGTCGTTACATACAGATCAGAACCCATAACACAACCATGTTTACTGCTGGTAAGAAGATTTTGAAcgataaatgactgaaaaattatatcgtcaaaaaaaaacaaacaaccgctttttaattgcttttattttggaaaattagggctgggcaatatattgagattcaagctGTATcgcgttttctattttggcaatatcgcctatatcgagataaatcttttttttttatttatttttttttaacttgttttcgtttatacaatcacatcataaaagtatttaatattattcatacagTACAGCCAACCCGCGTCCTCCTTTACAATGATTCCTTATctctgagatatatattttatagcttattttgtattaaaatagtggttttaggagttgctgctttcactacttctcagaacagcatgaaaagcacagctAGATGGATTTCtcagtgcgtcctaacccagactttcatctaaacaagccacactacaaaactcactcacacgtgctgtctcttagaggagaaaaagccaaaagtggctcatattgttcagctgtttgttaataactgtacttgtgtggcattttgcatcagtctgtaagactttattgagttagaAATATCTAGATTCACATTGTgtatcgtcattttgagaaaatatattgagatatgagttttggtgcaaaattgttgcattttattttgtcctAACCATGGCCTTCTGGTTGTTCTTTTTAATTCCTAGACGCAGACAGGGCGCCGTGATCCTCTGCCCGTCCCTTTGTGCCTCCCATCATGAGGGGGCGCTACTCTAAGAAACTGGGCATACTGGCCAAGGCCGGCTTCTTACTCTGGTTGCTGTGGCTGGGTTATATCCTATTGGAGCGCTCGTCTAACCCCTCCTCCCCATCTGTAGAAGAAAACTTGGAAGAGCACCACGTTAAGCCCCGAGAAGAGATTGAGACTGATGAGCAGCTCGCTCAACCGCTCTGTGTGAAACCCCCAGCTGACAGAGGTGCTCCAGGGGAGTGGGGTCGGGCTGTACACCTCGCCCTCAGCCCCGAGGAGAAGAAGCTGGAGCAGGAGAGTGTGGAGCGTTACGCTATCAATGTCTTCGTAAGTGACAAGGTCTCCCTGGAACGTCACATTCAAGACCAAAGGATGCATGAGTGAGTACGTGAGTACAGGTAATGCTAAATCATCAGAGACCTGTCCCCTGCGTCATCTACATGATATTGCATGGGCTAAGATTTGTGCCTCTCTTAACTGAATTTGAAAagttggtattgaatttgaaagtgacaacttgaaattgaatttactgttttgaagcTGAATTAGTAACCTGAAATTGTATTGTATTCAGTTTCACTACACGCAGACACACTTCCAGTCCGTGAGGTTGaccaatcaatcactgattcgtggaactcctgtttacgTCTACAAAAACTCCTTTACAGCCTTTGAGGGTGGGACGATAGATATCATACAATAACGGCATTtattatctatatctatatagcCCTGAAAAAACTTCAGACTTTGATTTGCGTTAAAATGTGCCCATAATTGTAATCCACAGCTTTTCTTTTTATCCACAGCCTTATCATTTTTGGGCTGCACGTCCCATTCCAATGAAACATGGAGGTCTTACCAGGACTGATgtcattttttcagttttggtgTCACTAGCTGCGTTTCCGtttcccttggaaatgcgcaaaatctaaataacgcaATAAAACCTGGGAATGGAAACACCTGGGGCCAGTTGTTCAAAGGTAATCTGATCGGATTTTGGTTATCGGATTGGATCAAAAAGGGAAATAAGGATTCTGAAATTGGATTAGATCACGTAATCCAATCCTAGTTTTAATCTGGATCAAACCTTCAGTTTGTGTTGCTCAAAACATTTCAGTAGGATTTGGataactttgattaaaaaaaaaaaaaaatgggattaTCCTGATCCCAACAGGGGTAGGATTTCAAGGTGGATTTCAGGaagaaaatgtagtaaaaaacaATCGCCCCAAACAGATTTtgataacaaacaaaaacatattaagGAGGAAACTGTCAAAAATGTCTAACAATTGCATCCCCGACTACACGTCCAGTCAGTCTCTCATTCTGACAGAACGCCACAGGTTGATCTGGTTCTTCAACAGGcgcatcataaacaccatctcAGAGAGAGACATTGCATCTGGTAACAATGTTGTGCAGAACAATACACGCAAGTATTATGTTGGATGCTCCCAGTGGTTTCACTAGTAAGTAGTTAAGGAAAGCGTCCCTTTAGAACTCCATTTAAACGCTCAATTGTACATCTAGTTTTGCAATGATCAGTGTTGAAGTGTGTGGTTGCTGCAAGAAAAGGAGTCATCAGCCATGGTAAGAGTGGATAGGCACTGTCTCATAATAACATGCCATCGGCACGGCACACATCCTCTCCTCCTCAGATAAAGAAGAACCctgaacattatttattttgtaactattggacattttgtctttttatttgagACGTTTTCTAAATATacacaatgtttttgttttttacatagCCGTAGCCCACATTGTGGTATGTTGTCTGTAATCCGGATTTGGTAATCTTGAAAACTGTGTATCTGGATCAGGTTCATCCAATCCAATGTTGCTTTGAAAAACCGGCATAAAAGTAAGACGGATTACCTGAGCCTGGGCAGCaaagaaataatgaaatatgACATAAAGTTAATCCAAATAATTGTTTGCTAGTGCACCTTCCTTACTGTCTGTACTGGTTAGTGCCATCAGTGTTGGAATTTGTTGTAATTCTGGCTTTGTTGACAATCAATGCATAGCTGCTCTTGTATGACATATGAGAATAAtgctattataataataatactactaaTACTGTGTCTATACTTGCTGTACGAGCCTGCTCTATGAGCATGTTTTTAACAGTATGTGATCCGATGTAACTCCAGCTGTGTCCAGTGACCCTATAGGTTCATTCTTTTCTATTGGAAAAGGATTAACCTTTACCTTATTTGTGACGCGCGTTGAGTCATTTGTTTATGTGCCGTTCCTGAGCTGTAAATCCTGTTGAGATGTAGGTGATGTATCATTAGACAGGCTGATTTCAACCTGAAGTTCAACATTGTTGGCAGGTGGGGTGATCCATATAAAAGTCTAATGATGACAATCACTTGAAACATAAAAGAAGTACCGCAGACACATTTTATAGTAGCCTTACTCTAAGTAGAACCAATTATAGTCATCATCCCAAATACatcacttttttaatttttcaaaacagACACTCCTGGATTTATTTGAAGGTTTAATGATGTCTCTGTTGTTGTCAATGCACAAATGTTGATTTTCATCAGAATGTCTTAAACCATCCTTAAACATCAATATGAGGATAATTGTAGATTTGAAATTGAAAGCTGAATGAAACCACAGTGTGTGCCGGGGATGATTTTATGCGTTTGCAGAGCCCTGTGATCAGCAGGCTTCAGGGCATTTCTAGCAAACTAGTTCTTTCAGAGTAAAAGGAAGCTTTGGTTTCATTTAATTAGTTTATCCTTTTATGCTGATGTAGCTGaagttcttccttttttttccccccaaatggTTGCATTTTCCTAGTTTTGTTGGCATGAAAAGATCTTACCGAGAGTAATCGTCccaatttttttctctctcccttttcacccttttcttgttctttaaagtgttttctttcagATTCTTCCCTGTTTTGCTCCTGTTGTTTTGTCCCTCAGTTTCTCAGCTTAGCTCTTGTTTGGTCTTTACTTACGTTTTTGTGGTCTCTCCCGGAGCACTACTGAGGTATGTTGCTCATTGGTGTGATTCCCCCtcgccccctcctcctcccccacCTCCCATCCTTTCGCCTGCTGCgctttattgttttaatgactGCCATCTGGATGGAGACCAGGCATGTCCTGCCACACAAGTTGCCCAATCTGTTTTTTTGGTCTATAAGAAATAATTTCCTGTTTGCACATGATTATTCAGACAAGTTGTGctcttgaaaaaacaaaaaaaaacttgtttacaGTATACGTGTGCTAATTCTTGTGTCAACAGTTTCCTTTATTTCTCTCtacccattcatacacacacaaaccagaTGCCGAAATCAGAAGTTCGACTACCGACGTTTGCCCACCACTTCTGTGATTATAGCCTTCTACAACGAGGCCTGGTCCACCCTGCTGAGGACTATTCACAGCGTGCTGGGGACCACACCTGCCATTCTACTGAAGGAGATCATCCTCATTGACGACTACAGTGACCGAGGTTATTGCTGCAATTTGTTACTTAATGGTGGGACTCTTCCGAATAATCTGTGGAATAACAGCGTTTTAGTGGGAggactaaaacaaaataagtgtGGTAAAGGGTCGCTATGTATGGAAAATGAGGCTATTAAAACAGATATTAAAGCAGATAGACCACAAAagcaactagaatatttgcatttcctgaagaaaatgcaagtgaggatgcaggtgctggccttcgtcgcactgcattagcttagcattaacctagcattagcattagcctagtgttagcattagcattagcctagcattagcataagctCAGCATTGGTTCACCTAGTATTAACACTAATCTAGTGTtgacattagcaataacctagcattagcattagcccagcATTGGTTAACCCAGTAGTAACACTAATCTAGTGTtgacattagcaataacctagcattagcccagcATTGGTTCACCTAGTATTAACACTAATCTAATGTtggcattagcaataacctagcgttagcattagcccagcATTGGTTAACCCGTAGTAACACTAATCTAGTGTtgacattagcaataacctagcattagcattagcccagcATTGGTTCACCTAGTATTAACACTAATCTAATGTtggcattagcaataacctagcgttagcattagcccagcattggttaacctagtattagcactaacctagtgttagcattagcctagcattggcattaacctagcattagcactaacctagcaagaAAAACGTAAGGCTAGGTGTTGGGTAAGATGCAGCAAATCCACAAATACGAGTATTTAAGTAAATCTTACTTTGTAAGGAACTTGTACATTTCTGATGCTGACATTTTTTCCTTCTTCCAGTCCATGCTTGTCTCATTTATGGCTGCTATACTGGTTGAGcggctttttttttgtctcacatTTCAAGTCTGTTTCATATGTGTTTGCTGAAGAGGAAAAGATACATGTTGTCTCGCTTGTCATTTGCGTCTGCGCGTGTGTTAGACAGTTGGGTCACTTCTGCACAAACATTCCTCAACTCATAAATAACACGTAACACAATAATCACAGATGTATATCCAACTCTCTGGGATTGTATCAGCTGCCAgcaacaactgtttttcagtaGGTTTGAGAAGGTCCCTGGAGCttcagaagttttttttaagaaaacaaaaaaacagacgtTACACCATAAGGATGACTTCAGCGAGCACCGAACTGCCATGACATAATTTCCTCCCCTGAAACCACCCTGACCAAGAAACATGCTGGACATGCCAGTTTCACAGAGGAAGGTTtgctacagacagacagacattggATGACTAGCAACTTGTAGTCTTTGTTTCAACTCATTTTGTATGGTTGGTGAGACAAGTCATAAGTCATTGGAGTTGAAATGTTGGATTGGAATATATTTTCTGTTgatcttaaaaaaaagaaactgagaATTCAATGTATTGTATACATAAATTGCTTTATTTGCAGGTAcagtatttttctaaatacacaatacaatttGACCATTTGGTCAGATAcctataaaaaaaattgcaacttCTTTTGCATGGAGGCTTTTCATTTCTCAattctacatttaaaaaaaacaacttggatAACCCTGGAGTCCCTTTTAATAAAGAAACCTCCATTCAAGAACCACTGGTTTGCAATAATGCCTAAACACTATTATCATTATGTCTGTGCGAGGGCTGCGTTGGAATTTCTAAATAACAAGgggaaaaatatattaaacagaTGCAGGAGTGGACTTTGTGTGACAGAGGTGTGAAACTCACTTTACCTCAGGTGCCACATACAGTGCTATTTGAACTTAAGTGGGCCAGACCACCACAGAGTCTacgttaatgttttgttttagttcaAGAAGAAGTATTGATACGTTATTAAGCTATTgacatttattaaattatacttttgaaacaaataatacaaaaaaatcctacatttctATTAAAATTACTGCAGTTTCAGCAATATTATGCCTCAGTATATTTACATGTGCATTCCAACTGACAAACCACAGAGGCAAGATAGCGTAACGTAAtttctttcacaataaaagcattatGTTGTACCCCTCCCTCTCTCAAATAGTGCACCCCCTGTGGTCAAATATGAAACTTGTGTCGTAAACAAACGTGGTGTACCACATCTGCAAGCTCAGACTCGCAGATATAATCCACTGTGccgtttttgtttgtttaaaaaaataaacactaataaTATATTCCTGTTTGTGATTTTATTACTAACAGACTACCTGAAAAAAAATCTCCCTACCTACGTCAGTAGTCTGCAGCGTGTGCGACTAATCCACACTAAAAGAAGGGAAGGCTTGGTTCGGGCCCGTCTCATTGGCGCCACCTACGCCACTGGGGATGTACTGACGTTTCTCGATTGCCACTGCGAGTGTGTCACTGGTTGGATCGAACCATTGCTGGAAAGGTGACCATATCTTTCATTTCTAAAGCTTCTGTATAACAGGAATAAACAGTGTGAGTGTTGCTCATGACACCTGCTTTTCACCCAGGATTGCAGAGAACGCTAGTACCATCGTGTGTCCTGTGATCGACACAATTGATTGGAACACCTTTGAGTTTTACATGCAAACAAATGAGCCAATGATCGGAGGCTTTGACTGGAGACTTACCTTTCAGTGGCACGGGGTCCCTGAGGCAGAACGCAAGAGGCGAAAGTCTCGTAGTGACCCAATCAGGTAACGGAACGATACGTTGCAAACTCTACTCTCATGAGAGGTCACGCTATCAGGCTGGCACCATTAAAATATCTGTAACTCAAACTGATTTCCGTTTACCAGTCATTTTCTCCCATTACGTGTTGCTTCAATACACCTAAACACCATACACAATTAGACTTTGCAATAAAACCAATTCAATTCTTCTGTGAACAATGTTCTACTTGTTCTCTCTCAGGTCTCCCACAATGGCAGGTGGATTATTTGCTGTGAGTAAGGCGTACTTTGAGTACCTGGGCACATATGACACTGGCATGGAGGTTTGGGGTGGAGAAAACCTAGAGCTTTCCTTCAGGGTGAGTTCAGTTTTCCATTACATCCCTGTCTCTAGTAATATGAGCTAACGGTGCAAAGTATTGAGAAAATGGGGATAATCAGACTTCCTTATGGACTAAACAACActgcttttttgtcttgttttaatcagtattGATAAAACTGTACAAATTTCAGCTTACACCTGATTACAACCAGTAGTATGTCTTCTCAATGTCATCCTTTGATTCATCAATCTAAAACCTATCAGTCACTGTCGGTGTCAGGTCACAGTCTGCCACGCCACCTCAATCTGCTGCTATTGGTCGATCCCTTCTTGTGGTGTTGGTTTTGCTTTTCACTTGTCCGTGCTATCAGTTTCGGCCAATTGTAAGCTTGTCGCATGCACGAAGATTAAGTGCATATGATTCGTAGCAGAGGTTCTTAATTAGTAGCTCAGACTCCAAAGTCCTTATGAGAGAACTCGTAGGGAGACATCAAGgcatatcacctctgaggaagactggcagttgacagtcgaaacatgtcaggagatataatttcctgaaaaaccttctctgaataaatgaaagcttaacatacagtatatcttcaATGACCTGTTTCCAATTGGTTGACTTGGATTTGGTTTGGCAAAAAAGTGTAGCGAATatttctgtgcttttattttgaaggggactTATTGATGTTGGATAGTTGCATGTGTTCTTACCTGTTCCAATAGGTGGTAGTATTTTTGGTAAAAATAAACGAGGACAAAGGTGACGCTTTATCCTGACAGCTTCATACCATTTTAAAAGCACTCACATTTGCTAACGTGACTTTATATCTACCAACCAGGTATACCTACAGGAGGTGAAAAGGACTAGCAGGATTCTTTTCTCATGAAGTTTGCCTGTTTTAGTCAAAGTGAAAGTTGGTTAATGAGCTGATAAAGGCTCAGTATCTTCAAACAAAAAACCTGAAATCTTTCAAATACCAACACTTTTTAAAGTGtctaaactgttttttttttttttaaaccacattttGCTTTGTCAC from Gouania willdenowi chromosome 11, fGouWil2.1, whole genome shotgun sequence carries:
- the poc1bl gene encoding polypeptide N-acetylgalactosaminyltransferase 4; amino-acid sequence: MRGRYSKKLGILAKAGFLLWLLWLGYILLERSSNPSSPSVEENLEEHHVKPREEIETDEQLAQPLCVKPPADRGAPGEWGRAVHLALSPEEKKLEQESVERYAINVFVSDKVSLERHIQDQRMHECRNQKFDYRRLPTTSVIIAFYNEAWSTLLRTIHSVLGTTPAILLKEIILIDDYSDRDYLKKNLPTYVSSLQRVRLIHTKRREGLVRARLIGATYATGDVLTFLDCHCECVTGWIEPLLERIAENASTIVCPVIDTIDWNTFEFYMQTNEPMIGGFDWRLTFQWHGVPEAERKRRKSRSDPIRSPTMAGGLFAVSKAYFEYLGTYDTGMEVWGGENLELSFRVWQCGGSLEIHPCSHVGHVFPKKAPYARPNFLQNTVRAAEVWMDAYKQHFYNRNPPARKENYGDISERQLLRERLKCHSFDWYLKNIYPDLHVPEDREGWHGAVRSSGMHSECLDYNAPDHSPTGAHLSVFGCHGQGGNQYFEYTSQKEIRFNSVTELCAQVIEGQTSIGMRQCPRDGEHRPPSVLWEFREDGTIYHPHSQMCVTVYRTAEGRADTQMRPCSPGDKFQQWKFEW